The DNA window GATTGACGTCGAACAGAAACCCTTGGTCTTCCGGCGGGGGTGGTTTTCACACCCCTTGTCGTTACTCATGTCAGCATTCGCACTTGTGATACCTCCAGCAGACCTTACGATCCACCTTCGCAGGCGTACACAACGCTCCTCTACCGCATGCCTGCATCCTTAAGCCTACTCCCTTCACGCGCAACGCCACCCACTCGACGTTCGTGGATGGCTTTCACTCGCTGCGCTCGTGCAAGCGAATAGTCTTAAGTGATGCAGGCACACCCGTAGCTTCGGCACCTGGTTTGAGCCCCGTTACATCTTCCGCGCAGGCCGACTCGACTAGTGAGCTATTACGCTTTCTTTAAAGGATGGCTGCTTCTAAGCCAACCTCCTAGCTGTCTAAGCCTTCCCACATCGTTTCCCACTTAACCAGAATTTTGGGGCCTTAGCTGACGGTCTGGGTTGTTTCCCTTTTCACGACGGACGTTAGCACCCGCCGTGTGTCTCCCACGCTGCACTCATCGGTATTCGGAGTTTGCCTCGGGTTGGTAACCCGGGATGGGCCCCTAGCCGAAACAGTGCTCTACCCCCGATGGTGATACGTGAGGCGCTACCTAAATAGCTTTCGAGGAGAACCAGCTATCTCCGAGCTTGATTAGCCTTTCACTCCGATCCACAGGTCATCCGAATCTTTTTCAACAGATCCCGGTTCGGTCCTCCAGTTGATGTTACTCAACCTTCAACCTGCCCATGGATAGATCGCCCGGTTTCGGGTCTATTCCCAGCAACTATGTCGCCCATTTAAGACTCGGTTTCCCTACGCCTCCCCTATACGGTTAAGCTCGCTACTGAGAATAAGTCGCTGACCCATTATACAAAAGGTACGCAGTCACAGGACTTGCCTGCTCCCACTGCTTGTACGCACACGGTTTCAGGATCTATTTCACTCCCCTCGCCGGGGTTCTTTTCGCCTTTCCCTCACGGTACTGGTTCACTATCGGTCAGCCAGGAGTATTTAGCCTTGGAGGATGGTCCCCCCATGTTCAGACAGGGTTTCACGTGCCCCGTCCTACTCGTTTTCACACCCTATGCCCTTTCATGTACGGGGCTATCACCCGCTACGGCCCGACTTTCCAGACGGTTCCACTAGAACATAAGCTGCTTAAGGGCTTCTCCCCGGTCGCTCGCCGCTACTGGGGGAATCTCAATTGATGTCTTTTCCTCGGGGTACTTAGATGTTTCAGTTCTCCCGGTTCGCCTCCGTACGTTATGTATTGGCGTACGGATACCGACCTTCTGGCCGGTGGGTTTCCCCATTCAGAAATCGCTGGATCAAAGGTCATTTGCCACCTCCCCAACGCTTATCGCAGGCTATCACGTCTTTCATCGCCTCTGGCTGCCAAGGCATCCACCGTGTGCGCTTAATCGCTTGACCATATAACCCGAAGGGGTCTGGTCACCGATCAACGAAAACAATTTCGCCGGATACGCTTGAGACGTATCTCTCTGCCCGCCTTGCGGCCGGCAGGCCAGCGTTCACGACACGAGGTCTCCACCCCGGTGTTCGCGCTGGACTTGGTCAGCATGATCCACATTGTTAAAGAGCGTACTGTCGCGAAGACAGTCGGAAACCCACGTCTTCCTCTTGATCCGGAGGACATTGGTTTGCGACTGGCATCGGTATTTTCTTCGTTGGCCTGGACAGCGACCTCGATTCAAACGAATCGATGGTGGAGCCTAGCGGGATCGAACCGCTGACCTCCTGCGTGCAAAGCAGGCGCTCTCCCAGCTGAGCTAAGGCCCCGTTGTCGTCACCGCTCTCACAGATCCAACCAGGAGAATGGTGGGTCTGGGCAGATTCGAACTGCCGACCTCACCCTTATCAGGGGTGCGCTCTAACCAACTGAGCTACAGACCCAGCTTCGGGCACTCAGAGCTTACCTTCGGCATACTTCGAACTGCCGACCTCACCCTGCTTTCCACAAGGTCAGGGGATGCGCTCCAACCAACCGAGCTACAGACCCAAGCCGGGGCCGTAGACCCTTAGTACTTCGCTCTTGCTTTCGATCAGGCAATTTGGTGTGGGTACTCGGCTCAACCACGGCGCTGTCGTTTAAGGAGGTGATCCAGCCGCAGGTTCCCCTACGGCTACCTTGTTACGACTTCACCCCAGTCATGAACCACACCGTGGTGACCGTTCTCCCGAAGGTTAAACTAGCCACTTCTGGTGCAATCCACTCCCATGGTGTGACGGGCGGTGTGTACAAGGCCCGGGAACGTATTCACCGCGACATTCTGATTCGCGATTACTAGCGATTCCGACTTCATGGAGTCGAGTTGCAGACTCCAATCCGGACTGAGGCGAGCTTTCTGGGATTGGCTTCACGTCGCCGCTTCGCAACCCTCTGTACTCGCCATTGTAGCACGTGTGTAGCCCTACCCGTAAGGGCCATGATGACTTGACGTCGTCCCCACCTTCCTCCGGTTTGTCACCGGCAGTCTCCTTAGAGTTCCCGACCGAATCGCTGGCAAATAAGGATAGGGGTTGCGCTCGTTACGGGACTTAACCCAACATTTCACAACACGAGCTGACGACAGCCATGCAGCACCTGTCTCAGAGTTCCCGAAGGCACCCATCCATCTCTGGATAGTCCTCTGGATGTCAAGGGTAGGTAAGGTTCTTCGCGTTGCATCGAATTAAACCACATGCTCCACCGCTTGTGCGGGCCCCCGTCAATTCATTTGAGTTTTAGCCTTGCGGCCGTACTCCCCAGGCGGTCAACTTAGTGCGTTAGCTGCGCCACTAAATCCTCAAGGGATCCAACGGCTAGTTGACATCGTTTACGGCGTGGACTACCAGGGTATCTAATCCTGTTTGCTACCCACGCTTTCGCGCCTCAGCGTCAGTGTCAGTCCAGAAGGCCGCCTTCGCCACTGGTATTCCTCCCGATCTCTACGCATTTCACCGCTACACCGGGAATTCTACCTTCCTCTCCTGCACTCAAGTCCGCCAGTTCCAAATGCTGTTCCCAGGTTGAGCCCGGGGCTTTCACATCTGGCTTAACAGACCGCCTACGCGCCCTTTACGCCCAGTAATTCCGATTAACGCTCGCACCCTCCGTATTACCGCGGCTGCTGGCACGGAGTTAGCCGGTGCTTCTTCTGCGAGTAACGTCCCCCCTCCAGGGTATTAACCCAAAGGCGTTCCTCCTCGCTGAAAGTGCTTTACAACCCGAAGGCCTTCTTCACACACGCGGCATGGCTGGATCAGGGTTGCCCCCATTGTCCAATATTCCCCACTGCTGCCTCCCGTAGGAGTCTGGGCCGTGTCTCAGTCCCAGTGTGGCTGATCATCCTCTCAGACCAGCTACGGATCGTTGCCTTGGTAGGCCTTTACCCTACCAACTAGCTAATCCGACATGGGCTCATCCGATAGCGGAAGGTCCGAAGATCCCCTCCTTTCTCCCGTAGGACGTATGCGGTATTAGCGTGCGTTTCCACACGTTATCCCCCTCTACCGGGCAGATTCCCATGCATTACTCACCCGTCCGCCGCTCGCCACCAGGGAGCAAGCTCCCTGTGCTGCCGCTCGACTTGCATGTGTTAGGCCTGCCGCCAGCGTTCAATCTGAGCCATGATCAAACTCTTCAGTTTAAATCTTGCTGCCCCCCACCTTCGAAAAGACGGACGGCTTAGCCTGGCTCGACAGAGCTGTTACATCGACAAACGATGGATCGCTTGCCTTTGTGGTCGCTGCCTCGATGCCTGACTGGATACATCAGTGACGTTGCCGTCTCATCGAGCCGAGCGCCCACACAAATTGCCTGATCGACTTGTTAAAGAGCGTCTCGTCGCGGGCTGAACCTTGCTTCGAAGAAGCGTGCCCTGCGTCGAGTGGATGAGCATTCTACTCAGAAACGCTTTGGTGTCAACCACTTCCTTGAGGAAGTGTCGTTCGGAACCAGCCAACCACCCGTTCCCGAACCAACCTGAAACACCAAAACAATCAATGACTTGCTCTTCCCGCTGCGGGTTAACCCCGGTCAGCGAGGGCGTACTTTATAGACCCCCTCGCCACTTGGCAAGCCCTTTCCGCAGGTTTTTGACCCAAAGGTCAAAAACTCCGGAAAAAAGCCACCGGGTGGAAGTTACGAACCGAGCTCATCCATCATCGCCATCGGTACTGCCAAAGCCCCTGCAGCAGATCGACGAGGGTGAACAACCCATTCCACGGCGGCAACCAGGGCAGCAGGCAGACGATCACGACACCCATCGCCATGGCGCTGAACGGAGATTGATAGTCGAAGAGCTTGAGCGCGGTGCCGAAGGAGCGCTTCATCCTCTGGCCGACCATGTCCACGCTATAGCACTCATCGAGCAAAAGGTGGATCACAACGCCCAGGCAAAGTGCCGCGCCCTGCAGCCATGCCTGCTCAGCCGTACTACCGAAGAAGTGATAGCCAAGCGCGCTGATCGAAAAACCGCTGGCCAACGCGGCAAGCAGCGAATGCCAGACTCCCCGGTGCACCGTGAGACGACGAAACAAGCCGCTGGCGATATAGCGCACCCCGGTGTAGACGCCGATCCCAGTGCTGGCCAGTGAAGCAAGCGTCATGTGCGGTGTCAGTGCGATCACCGCAGCGACCATCGCGATCACCGCGAGCATCGTGAAGATCAACCCCACTGCGTGAGAGCGATCAGCATCGATATCGGGGAGTATTCCCCCCAGGGCCACCAAGCCGGTCAGCGCCAGCGCCTCGCTGAGCGTCCAGGCCCCCAAGTACCAGCCCGCGGTAGAAAGCCCCGCGCCGGTCATCGCCGCTGCGGATAAATGCGTCTTGAAGTCGGCCATGCGCCTTCATCTGTAGGAAATACCAGTGAACGAAAAAACACTGTTCAAAGAAACAGATTATGACGCACCATTGTTTGTAACAACAATCAATTACGCAGACATTCACTTCGACTGCGAAAACTACTCGGCGGCGTTCAGATACTCATCCTTGAGCTTTACGTAGTTATTCGCCGAATAGACGAAAAACGCGTACTCATCCGGCCTCAACTCCCGCAGCTTGCGCGCTGGATTGCCGGCATAGACGTGGCCGCGCTCGAGCCGTTTTCCCGGAGTCACCACCGCACCAGCAGCGATCAGCACTTCGTCCTCGACCACCACACCGTCGAGCACGACCGCCCCCATGCCGACCAGCACCCGGTCCCCGATCGTGCAGCCATGCAGCACCGCACGGTGGCCGATGGTCACCTCTCGACCGATGGACAGAGGGTAGCCCTCAGGGTTGTAGCCGCTGGCGTGGGTGATGTGCAGCACCACGCCGTCCTGCACGCTGGTTCGCGCACCGATACGAATGCGATGCATGTCGCCCCGGATCACCGCCTGTGGCCAAACGGAAACATCGTCGCCGAGCTCCACGTCGCCGAGCACCACGCTGGTTGGATCGATCATGACTCGCGCACCAAGCACCGGCGCGCGGCCGCGAAAACCGCGTACGTTCATCTTCGCTTCCTCGTTCTCGGTCGAATGCATTCATATCCTGATCAAGGAGGCTACCAGAACCAACGCCACCGGCGGGATCGCCAGCTACCGCGCCATGCCTCGCCAAAGCACGAACCCGACCTCGCGAACACCCGGCGCGCGCAGGGCGTGGCACTCATCGAGCACCATGACCGCAAACCAGACGATCAACAAGCCGCCGAAGGCAGGAAGAATATCCGGCGGGATGGTGGTGAGCAGGTCGAAGGAGGTCATCCCGGCGATCGGACGGACATCGGCCAAGGTGGAAGTCGAGCGCCGAGGAATCCAGCGTGACCAGCCAGTGCATCGCGCCATCCAGAAATCGGGCGAGGACATGACATAGCCCACTAACACGAGAAACCGCAGGTAAAGCAACTCGTATCTTGCGAAAAAAATAAACCTGGGTTAAATTTTAATACCTTGTTTGATAGGCCGTTGCCCGCAACAACGCGGGCCTTTTTCATCTGGAACCGAGCATCTCAAACCCGACCGGCGGAGAAGATCCATGCAAGAACTCTACTGGATCAACGACCTCGGAGAGGTCTGTCTGATCAAGCTTCCCCCCAAAGTCAGCTACGAATACGACTCCCCCATCGGTATGGCGCGCCTTACCCGCCATGACGCATATCCCCCTCTGACACTACTGCTGCCGCTGCCTCATGACCGCCGCGCCGTGCTCAGGCTCGAGCGCTGGATGCGCCAAGGTCTGCAGAGCCACACGCTCTGACCACTGACTAATCGGTAGGGCGCGATGACACTTACCCACGAAATGCGGCGCGCCCCTGAGAGATGCTAGGTAAAGAGCCGATGCTTCTCGCCACTCGCACAGCCCCAGCATGCCCCGCGAATAGAGCCTCGTCTTCCCCCGCCACCACCCGTCAGCGAGACCCGGCTCATATCGCGGCATAGGCTTGGCCAAGTTCGTTCAACTCTCCATTGGCATCGAACAACGTCGACGTAGCCAGTGGGCCATTCTCCCCTCCAATCCCCCATGGATACCAGGAATAGCCGCGCACCCACGGGGTGTTTTCCATGAACGCGCAGACTTCCTGCATGAATATCAGGGTCTCTTCGCGGTTATAGCGATTAGGCCTGGTGCCGTCCCATGCTTCCCAATCCCCTACCGCGAACTCATTGACCCACAGCGGGCGATCGTAGAGCTGGTGGACGAACTCGAGCAGATCGATGAACGCCTCCGACGAGGGAGATCCGTAATGGTGAAACCCCACCGAATCGACCCGTAAGCCACGAGACTGCGCTCCGGCCATGAACTCCTGCATCCAGGCACCGTGAGGCTGAGCGCAGGAGGGCCCGACCAGCTCGACGGGATCGACCTGCTCAAGGCTCGGCCAAGCATCCAGCGCCTGCTCGACCGGTACATTGGACTGATCCTGCCGGTCGGGCTCATTGAAACCAAACAGCAACTGTGGCCGGGGAGAGGCTATCGTGCCCAGCCAGTGGGGCGTGTCCGCTGGATTCCACCCCCAGACCATCGGCACGAAGCGCATCGTCGCATCGTTCGCCGGCATACCCTCTTCAGAAGGCGTCAATCCCCAGTTGTAGTACCACGCAGTATGCATTCCCGAAGCGGAGGGCGCGGCGCCCGCCAGCCCTTTCTTGGTACTGGTCGAGGTCTGCGCCATGGCCCAGTTGGCGCGAGCCGCGATCAGCGCGCTCGAGCAACCGGCGAGAAAAGTTCTTCTGGACAGGGTCATCGATGATTCACCTCGTGCGATGGGCAAAGGGTAGGCTCGGACGCCAATCACGACGCGATCGACTAATGCCCTTTCAGCGGAACATACTTCGGCCGAGACATCGTCCAGCATCATCGTCATTTCATCTCTCGATACGCCGAATCCTCCCTTCCACCGCAAAAGCGCAATTGAAACTCCCCCAGGTGGGCCCAACATGCAGTATGAACAGCCGTACACGCCGAGGACCCTTCATGCATAGCAACCCGTTGCTCCAGCCCCACGAGCTTCCGCCCTTTGCCGATATCGAGCCGCGCCACGTCGAGCCCGCGATCGATACACTGATCGAGCGCAACCGGGCCACCGTCGACCGGCTCGTGGCAGCGGGTGATTTCAGCTGGAAAGGACTGGCCAAGCCACTGGAAGATGCCGGGGAGGAACTGTCCCAAGCCTGGTCTCCGGTCTCCCACCTCAATTCGGTGAAGAATTCGAGCGAACTGCGAGAGGCCTACCAGGCCTGCCTTGCCAAGCTTTCCGCCTACGGCACTTGGTTCGGCCAGCACGAAGGGCTGTTCGCCGCTTTCGAATCGCTGCGCCAGAGCGCGGAATACGAAGACCTCGACGAAGCGCAGAGAAAGTCGATCGACAACACCCTGCGTGATTTCCGACTCGCAGGGGTCGACCTGCCAGCGGACAAGAAAGCCCGCTATGGCGAGATCCAGGCACGCCTTTCCGAGCTTTCCAATACCTTCTCCAACAACGTCCTCGATGCCACCCAGTCGTGGCATCTGGATATCGATGACGATACCCGCCTCGCAGGCCTCCCCGAGAGCGCGCGGGACACGCTGCGAGCCAACGCCGAAGCGAAGGGCGTCGAAGGCTATCGGGTCACTTTGGATTTCCCGAGTTTCTTCCCGGTGGTCACCTACGCCGATGATCGTGAACTGCGTCGCGAGGTCTACACCGCCTTCGTCACCCGCGCCTCCGACCAAGGGCCGGATGCCAGCAAGTTCGACAACTCCGAGGTGATGGCGGAAATCCTCTCGCTGCGCCACGAGCTCGCTCAACTACTCGGGTTCGCTACCTACGCCGACCTGTCACTGGCGACCAAAATGGCCGAGTCTCCGCGCCAGGTGCTCGACTTCCTCGAAGACCTCGCCACCCGTGGCAAGCCCCAGGCCGAGCGGGAATACGCCGAACTCCAGCAGTTCGCCCGCGAGGCTCTCGGCATCGAGCACCTCGAGCCTTGGGATTCGAGCTATGCCGCCGAGAAGCTCCGCGAGGCGCGCTATTCGATCTCGCAGGAACAGCTGCGCCCCTATTTCCCGGCGCCGAAAGCGATCGATGGTCTGTTCAAGGTGGTCAAGCGGCTCTACGGCCTGGAGATGGTCGAACGCCAGGACGCGCCGAAGTGGCACGATGACGTGCGCTTCTTCGAGATCTTCGATGATGGTGCGCCGATCGCTGGTTTCTATCTCGATCTCTACGCGCGTGAAGGCAAGCGCGGCGGTGCCTGGATGGATGTCTGCCGCACCCGCCTGCGGCGCAACGGCGGCGAGCTGCAGCGTCCGGTCGCCTATCTGGTGTGCAACTTCACCCGCCCGGTGGGCGGTAAGCCCGCGCTGCTCACCCACGATGAAGTGCTGACCCTGTTCCACGAGTTCGGCCATGGCTTGCACCACATGCTAACCCGCCAGGAGGTCGCCGACGTTTCCGGGATCAGCGGCGTGGCATGGGATGCGGTCGAACTGCCCAGCCAGTTCATGGAGAACTTCTGCTGGGAGCGTGAAGGGCTGGATCTGATCGCCTCCCACGTGGAGAGCGGCGAGCCGCTGCCCGAGGAACTCTACGAGAAGCTCGTCGCGGCGAAGAACTTCCAGTCTGCGATGCAGATGATGCGCCAGCTCGAGTTCTCGCTGTTCGACTTCCGCCTGCACTATGAACTCAAAGCGCCGACCAGCGCCGATGTCCAGCGCATGCTCGACGATGTACGCGCCAAGGTCGCAGTGGTGCCGCAGACCGAGTTCAACCGCTTCCAGCACAGCTTCAGCCACATCTTCGCCGGTGGCTATGCGGCTGGATACTACAGCTACAAGTGGGCAGAAGTGCTCTCGGCCGACGCCTTCTCGGCGTTCGAGGAAGCCGGCGTGTTCGATCAGGCCACGGGGCAACGCTTCCGCCTCGAAATCCTCGAACAAGGTGGCGCTCGCGACGCCGCAGAGATGTTCAAAGCATTCCGCGGCCGCGAGCCGAGCATCGAGCCGCTGCTACGCCATTCGGGGATCAGTTCCGCCGCCTGAATGCGCGCGGCAACGCTCATCGCCGCTCCCCGTCCCCTGGCCGACGGGCGGCGGCGCCTTCATTCATCTCGCCCTGGAGGGCGCATCGATATGCCCGCCATCAAGCGCTTCATCGCTGGGGCCGTATGCCCCCGCTGTGCGGCAATGGACACCCTGCGCAGCTGGGACCACAGCGGAATACGCTACCGCGAGTGCGTCGACTGCGATTTTCTCGAACAGCTCGCCATCGAACCGACGCCTACCACCGAAGAGCTCGCCACCCGGGTCAATCGGCCTCGTGAGAACGAGCGCGACAATGAGATCCAGACGGTACGCATTCTCGACCCAGGCACGCTGCGCCGCTGAACCTTCCCACCCGGCGGGATCGGACCGCGCCAGCCTTCGGCGCGGCACTTGCCACATTCAGCCAGGGCTGTGAGCGGGGATCACTCCGCAGGCAAAACGACCGCCGCCGCCACCCAAGGTCGGATGGTCGCTGTAGTTATCGCCCCCTGCATGCACCATCAGCGCACGCCCATAGAGATCGGACTCCTCCAATCGCGGCGCCAGGGTCGGAACCTGCGCGGTGCCATCCTCGGCCACGGCCAGAGCGGGCAGGTCGCCCAGATGGCTATCGTCCACATAAGGCCCCTGGTGGGTGCCATGCTCATCCGGATCATAGTGACCACCCGCCGCGCCTGCGGCGATGACTTCGCCCGCGTCGTTCTCGCCCGGCTCACAGCTCGGCGTGGTATGCAGGTGCAGCCCATGGATGGAGCTGTCGAGCCCAGAGAGGTCGGGAGTGACCAATAGGCCGTACTGGGTGTTTTCGAACGTCACGGTACCGATCGAGTCGCCGATACCATCGGCGCTGACCCGATGGACGTCTACTTCGACCGCGGCCATGGCCCAGGGGGCCGAGGTCAATGCAGCGGCACACAGCAAGGAAGGTAGATACTTCATTTGCGTCTCCTAGTGTCTTGGCGGGCGCGCGGCGCTGCCGCGCGTGTCCTGAAGCCTAGCCAAGATCAGCGAGGAGACACGAACTCTCGCATCGAAGCGGGTTGAGAGCGCTCAACGGCCGAGGGAGTCGAGGATCCGCAGGCTCGGGGAGGCTTGGTTGAGGGTATAGAAGTGCAGCCCTGGCGCGCCGCCCTCGATCAGGCGCTCGCAGAGCCGGCTCACCATCTCATGGCCGAAGGCACGCATGCTCTCCTGATCGTCGCCATAGGCTTCGAGCTGCTTGCGGATCCAGCGCGGAATGCCGGCACCGCAGACATCGGAGAAACGTACCAGGCTATCGAACTGGGTGACCGGCATGATCCCGGGAATGATCGGCGCTTCGACGCCGAGGGCACGCACCCGTTCGACGAAATGGAAGTAGGCCTCGGCATCGAAGAAATACTGCGTGATCGCGCGACTGGCCCCCGCCTTCATCTTGGCGGCGAAGAAGCGCAGATCGGACTCGAAGTCGCGGGCCTGCGGATGCATCTCTGGGTAGGCTGCCGCGAGCAGCTCGAAATGATCGCCGTGCTCGGCGCGAATGAGCTCGATCAGCTCGCTCGCATAGCGCAGCTCTCCACCGCCGCCTTGGCCAGAGGGAATGTCACCGCGCAGCGCAACGATGCGGCGAATGCCCAGCTCCCGATAGCGTGCCAGCAGTTC is part of the Halotalea alkalilenta genome and encodes:
- a CDS encoding metal-dependent hydrolase, whose product is MADFKTHLSAAAMTGAGLSTAGWYLGAWTLSEALALTGLVALGGILPDIDADRSHAVGLIFTMLAVIAMVAAVIALTPHMTLASLASTGIGVYTGVRYIASGLFRRLTVHRGVWHSLLAALASGFSISALGYHFFGSTAEQAWLQGAALCLGVVIHLLLDECYSVDMVGQRMKRSFGTALKLFDYQSPFSAMAMGVVIVCLLPWLPPWNGLFTLVDLLQGLWQYRWR
- a CDS encoding gamma carbonic anhydrase family protein; protein product: MNVRGFRGRAPVLGARVMIDPTSVVLGDVELGDDVSVWPQAVIRGDMHRIRIGARTSVQDGVVLHITHASGYNPEGYPLSIGREVTIGHRAVLHGCTIGDRVLVGMGAVVLDGVVVEDEVLIAAGAVVTPGKRLERGHVYAGNPARKLRELRPDEYAFFVYSANNYVKLKDEYLNAAE
- a CDS encoding glycosyl hydrolase, whose protein sequence is MTMMLDDVSAEVCSAERALVDRVVIGVRAYPLPIARGESSMTLSRRTFLAGCSSALIAARANWAMAQTSTSTKKGLAGAAPSASGMHTAWYYNWGLTPSEEGMPANDATMRFVPMVWGWNPADTPHWLGTIASPRPQLLFGFNEPDRQDQSNVPVEQALDAWPSLEQVDPVELVGPSCAQPHGAWMQEFMAGAQSRGLRVDSVGFHHYGSPSSEAFIDLLEFVHQLYDRPLWVNEFAVGDWEAWDGTRPNRYNREETLIFMQEVCAFMENTPWVRGYSWYPWGIGGENGPLATSTLFDANGELNELGQAYAAI
- the prlC gene encoding oligopeptidase A — protein: MHSNPLLQPHELPPFADIEPRHVEPAIDTLIERNRATVDRLVAAGDFSWKGLAKPLEDAGEELSQAWSPVSHLNSVKNSSELREAYQACLAKLSAYGTWFGQHEGLFAAFESLRQSAEYEDLDEAQRKSIDNTLRDFRLAGVDLPADKKARYGEIQARLSELSNTFSNNVLDATQSWHLDIDDDTRLAGLPESARDTLRANAEAKGVEGYRVTLDFPSFFPVVTYADDRELRREVYTAFVTRASDQGPDASKFDNSEVMAEILSLRHELAQLLGFATYADLSLATKMAESPRQVLDFLEDLATRGKPQAEREYAELQQFAREALGIEHLEPWDSSYAAEKLREARYSISQEQLRPYFPAPKAIDGLFKVVKRLYGLEMVERQDAPKWHDDVRFFEIFDDGAPIAGFYLDLYAREGKRGGAWMDVCRTRLRRNGGELQRPVAYLVCNFTRPVGGKPALLTHDEVLTLFHEFGHGLHHMLTRQEVADVSGISGVAWDAVELPSQFMENFCWEREGLDLIASHVESGEPLPEELYEKLVAAKNFQSAMQMMRQLEFSLFDFRLHYELKAPTSADVQRMLDDVRAKVAVVPQTEFNRFQHSFSHIFAGGYAAGYYSYKWAEVLSADAFSAFEEAGVFDQATGQRFRLEILEQGGARDAAEMFKAFRGREPSIEPLLRHSGISSAA
- a CDS encoding YheV family putative zinc ribbon protein; this encodes MPAIKRFIAGAVCPRCAAMDTLRSWDHSGIRYRECVDCDFLEQLAIEPTPTTEELATRVNRPRENERDNEIQTVRILDPGTLRR
- a CDS encoding superoxide dismutase family protein, producing MKYLPSLLCAAALTSAPWAMAAVEVDVHRVSADGIGDSIGTVTFENTQYGLLVTPDLSGLDSSIHGLHLHTTPSCEPGENDAGEVIAAGAAGGHYDPDEHGTHQGPYVDDSHLGDLPALAVAEDGTAQVPTLAPRLEESDLYGRALMVHAGGDNYSDHPTLGGGGGRFACGVIPAHSPG
- the metF gene encoding methylenetetrahydrofolate reductase [NAD(P)H], whose product is MSRTFEVSFEFFPPRTDAGREKLTATRDALMTKNPEFCSVTFGAGGSTRDRTLETVLELRDGGVDAVPHLSCISSDKQELRELLARYRELGIRRIVALRGDIPSGQGGGGELRYASELIELIRAEHGDHFELLAAAYPEMHPQARDFESDLRFFAAKMKAGASRAITQYFFDAEAYFHFVERVRALGVEAPIIPGIMPVTQFDSLVRFSDVCGAGIPRWIRKQLEAYGDDQESMRAFGHEMVSRLCERLIEGGAPGLHFYTLNQASPSLRILDSLGR